In Platichthys flesus chromosome 21, fPlaFle2.1, whole genome shotgun sequence, the following are encoded in one genomic region:
- the jcada gene encoding uncharacterized protein jcada — MYSVEDLLISHGYKLPKHTTTPSSTPTPAPAPSSRQASSSSPPAYSKHHEILENRPGPRTVNGYERGPGAPYGSGGGTRQPQPYSSRCTNNNNEHRDRSQPRREAESRSHIDTYSLGESLTSDSGFCDGTRGPQAKDVAYWRRRGQDFTVLLDYANFRDPHGGGQGGYSRPEGPQQARGQEMSAEERKRVAQERQHWKAQAQVQAQAQAQARCRERDAALHQWKIASERKCQSLGTDEWRPAVNFGRQLSQSEGERWAQEQQRLHARTPEGMVVHPRTKAKSQSLPRMLQPENLQYVEIASSGQELYRRVNGHPMSHHDLYRTPRWQDNGRPASANQLSMTPKPRFTRPPRPPSYEMHQQIRGSCELLSGRDSVIPQSRDRTPLPILRTGDPQLDYYAQDSGPPGYNPPPSYKRAPIMAGGHRGYGEIAVDYRYRGDVYQQIHVAPDGSHWLTRHPVGSWPDPQRERSLSCQKQLYPVYTSQELPGGGVQYIPFDDPRIRHFSSALAGNSLTDADKIRHIRNELPSVTVSEPVSDDSAFLPPPLGPFIAAKLADDANQTSSSGFDNDNTRWHSDLHKDTVDNFPATDQNCNNRYSKNQRPPLSPSATFQAPLSRTSSRQGSNSDQVFSETITQVKKIAPDSGPENNRNTKRRVSETIFCLVSVPVHTPTNINKDLAADQNNNETMPSLTVTKTETFAVGLRESQSVRSKSVNEMPIKSHYSHYHTSSTSSMRNYKRAPLRKEIIDAWALQAREDKELCYAGSWPGNQYRNQETQTGSPLTVVKSPETQSPPGGQKPVQSASDTTTDSVVGTDSGSPYGYPMAGQKNLHPSSNSAFSRPSLSPTQAPVMQPSQQPLQQEPSSPSRACYQGDQQPSSPRKSNSCPPESEEQLAFGQFLLKPVNRRPFDAIGELECINKEMDDTISKRPHVGQSVDYPDGGNNRLDHLKTGAHFTAGLEPGREAISLPPLHMEKPTNLKVRSKSLASTADLDCMDIRTAFSRPQTNNMPPTNELSVLPDTGLEDNCLLSSLSLHNDSIPFYRQDIPVPEESLLRDVGLTVYTETPGGPGEPMQRSLSVPSPLNHKELSQTVQLLWDSRIALVKNGDCPKHNSNKEHRAGVDAQRKAKSDSVPLCRGDVNLSICRSRSESSRSPKKEGSPHIKRLSREISFVFNDDTERYAISEPISYKNESTIADKHLENLLIQEKANSLPAEDLSNLYEVKCAKGIPENESIEQRAARILGIAVPVEALGVADQQSEDNQDETDATLAEEPLSPSEEAKQVIGECEQVKEESPVVHGAETEEVKETGLGLDQGEENEPKHSNDHSDGEHNQDPETQSTAALDLPEFPPSKLTLSLPVTTDEKLARSMCNVEKKGRGGACKLIESLQDKLNTSASSSSTSLSRSTTDRMTRLKELDSVSRIRRLSLKGSESEGERVDSEESEVQEEAKEEVEKQEEEEETKLEEAGREEVENSDKHENAHERRDKSGDPEDVGEPKGEMKEGICNDEQRQEEEGGEINEEIALKVDNRGSREVDFELKAEQSEGEVELKIVEDDIEKPLEKVRDGQNAKEVRKAESTQDAERQTLPKPKQRTRLQKPPLLPKPRSVPKREITLPLSFSSGICGPSNIEDEEMHPVSDAYDPSRVERV; from the exons ATGTACAGCGTGGAGGACCTCCTCATCTCTCATGGATACAAGCTGCCCAAGcacaccaccaccccctcctccacccctacCCCAGCCCCCGCACCCTCGTCCCGCCAGGCGTCTTCATCCTCACCGCCAGCCTACAGCAAACACCACGAAATCCTGGAGAACAGGCCCGGCCCCAGGACAGTGAACGGCTATGAAAGGGGGCCCGGGGCGCCCTACGGGAGCGGTGGTGGAACCAGGCAGCCCCAGCCGTACAGCAGCCGatgcaccaacaacaacaacgaacACAGAGACAGGAGCCAGCCCAGGCGGGAGGCTGAGAGCCGGAGCCACATTGACACCTACTCTTTGGGAGAATCGCTGACCTCGGACAGTGG GTTCTGTGATGGCACCAGAGGTCCACAGGCAAAGGACGTGGCCtactggaggagaagaggccAGGACTTTACTGTGCTGTTGGATTACGCTAACTTCCGAGATCCCCacggaggaggacagggaggttACAGCAGGCCTGAGGGGCCACAGCAGGCTAGGGGCCAAGAGATGTCTGCAGAGGAGCGTAAGAGGGTTGCTCAGGAGAGGCAGCACTGGAAAGCCCAGGCTCAGGTTCAGGCACAGGCCCAAGCTCAGGCCCGCTGTCGAGAGAGGGATGCGGCTCTCCATCAGTGGAAGATAGCGAGTGAGAGGAAATGCCAGAGCTTGGGGACAGATGAGTGGCGTCCAGCCGTGAACTTTGGCCGCCAGCTGTCACAGAGTGAGGGTGAGCGTTGGGcacaggagcagcagcgtctccaTGCCAGGACTCCGGAAGGCATGGTAGTCCACCCCAGGACCAAAGCCAAATCCCAGTCCCTGCCGAGGATGTTGCAGCCTGAGAACCTGCAATATGTCGAAATAGCCTCATCTGGCCAGGAACTGTATAGGCGGGTTAATGGCCACCCGATGTCACACCATGACCTTTACAGGACCCCCCGCTGGCAGGATAACGGCAGGCCGGCTAGTGCTAACCAACTCTCAATGACACCAAAGCCCCGCTTTACCCGACCCCCAAGACCACCCTCCTATGAGATGCACCAGCAGATCAGGGGAAGCTGTGAGTTGTTGTCTGGGAGAGACTCTGTCATTCCCCAGTCCAGGGACAGAACACCGCTTCCCATATTAAGGACAGGTGACCCCCAGCTGGACTATTATGCACAGGACTCTGGACCTCCAGGATATAACCCTCCCCCATCCTATAAAAGAGCCCCTATAATGGCAGGGGGACACCGGGGCTATGGTGAAATTGCTGTAGACTACAG GTACCGAGGGGATGTGTACCAGCAGATACATGTGGCTCCAGATGGATCTCACTGGCTCACCAGACATCCAGTAGGTTCCTGGCCTGATccccagagagagaggagcttgTCCTGCCAGAAGCAGCTTTATCCGGTGTATACATCCCAGGAGCTCCCTGGTGGAGGAGTCCAGTATATCCCCTTTGACGACCCGCGCATCCGCCATTTTTCCTCAGCTCTGGCCGGCAACTCCTTGACGGACGCTGACAAGATCCGCCACATTCGCAATGAGCTTCCCAGCGTCACCGTGTCGGAGCCTGTATCCGACGACAGTGCCTTTTTGCCCCCACCGTTGGGGCCTTTCATCGCCGCTAAACTGGCCGATGATGCCAACCAGACGTCTTCTAGCGGGTTTGACAATGACAATACCAGGTGGCACAGTGATTTGCACAAAGACACTGTCGATAACTTCCCAGCAACTGACCAAAACTGCAACAACAGATATTCCAAAAACCAACGTCCTCCTCTATCGCCCTCTGCAACCTTCCAGGCCCCATTATCAAGAACTTCTTCCCGCCAGGGGTCCAACTCAGACCAGGTGTTTTCAGAAACCATCACACAGGTGAAGAAAATAGCCCCAGATTCAGGCCCAGAGAACAACAGGAACACCAAGAGAAGAGTGAGTGAGACAATCTTCTGTCTTGTGTCCGTCCCTgttcacacaccaacaaacattAATAAAGACTTGGCAGCAGATCAGAACAACAATGAGACAATGCCAAGCCTGACTGTCACTAAAACAGAAACCTTTGCTGTAGGCCTCAGAGAGAGCCAAAGCGTTCGAAGCAAGTCTGTGAACGAGATGCCCATCAAATCCCACTACTCTCACTATCACACCAGCAGCACATCCTCAATGAGGAACTATAAGAGGGCTCCTTTAAGGAAGGAGATAATAGATGCCTGGGCACTCCAAGCAAGGGAAGACAAAGAGTTGTGCTATGCCGGGTCCTGGCCTGGAAATCAGTACCGTAATCAGGAAACACAGACTGGTTCACCATTGACGGTGGTAAAAAGTCCAGAAACCCAGAGCCCGCCTGGGGGACAAAAGCCTGTTCAGTCTGCCtcagacacaaccacagacagtGTTGTGGGGACAGACAGTGGTTCCCCTTATGGTTACCCTATGGCGGGCCAGAAAAACCTTCATCCCTCCAGTAACAGCGCCTTCTCCCGTCCCAGTCTCAGCCCAACACAAGCACCAGTAATGCAACCCTCTCAGCAACCCTTACAGCAGGAGCCATCCTCCCCATCAAGGGCCTGTTATCAGGGAGACCAGCAGCCATCCTCTCCAAGGAAAAGCAACTCCTGTCCTCCGGAGAGTGAAGAGCAACTGGCCTTTGGACAGTTTCTCTTAAAGCCAGTGAACCGAAGACCGTTTGATGCAATTGGTGAACTGGAGTGCATTAATAAGGAGATGGATGACACAATCAGCAAGAGACCCCATGTAGGTCAGAGCGTTGATTATCCGGATGGGGGGAATAACAGACTGGACCACTTAAAAACAGGAGCACATTTCACTGCTGGTCTAGAACCAGGCAGGGAAGCAATCAGTCTTCCACCACTGCACATGGAAAAACCCACAAATTTAAAAGTCAGATCAAAGTCCTTGGCTTCTACCGCTGATCTAGACTGTATGGACATACGGACTGCATTCTCCAGGCCACAGACCAACAACATGCCACCAACAAATGAGCTCTCTGTTCTCCCCGACACAGGCCTAGAAGACAACTGCCTCCTGTCCTCACTATCCCTACACAACGACTCAATACCGTTCTATAGACAGGACATCCCAGTCCCTGAAGAGTCCTTGCTGAGGGACGTAGGGCTTACTGTATACACAGAGACCCCTGGTGGCCCCGGGGAGCCAATGCAGCGATCACTCTCAGTTCCGTCTCCACTCAATCACAAGGAGCTTAGTCAGACAGTTCAGCTCTTGTGGGACAGTAGGATAGCACTTGTTAAAAATGGTGATTGCCCCAAGCACAATTCAAATAAAGAGCATCGAGCTGGAGTGGATGCACAGAGAAAAGCTAAATCAGACAGTGTTCCACTATGCAGGGGTGATGTGAATTTAAGCATTTGTAGAAGCAGGAGCGAAAGCAGCAGATCACCCAAGAAAGAAGGCTCACCACATATCAAAAGGCTGAGCAGGGAGATTTCCTTTGTGTTCAATGACGATACGGAGAGATACGCCATCTCTGAGCCTATCTCCTATAAGAATGAGTCAACAATAGCCGATAAGCATCTGGAGAACTTACTGATTCAGGAGAAGGCCAATTCTTTGCCTGCAGAGGACCTCAGCAACCTGTATGAGGTCAAATGTGCAAAAGGTATTCCCGAGAATGAGTCCATTGAGCAGAGGGCAGCACGGATCCTGGGTATAGCTGTTCCAGTGgaggccttgggagtggctGACCAACAGTCTGAGGACAACCAGGATGAAACTGACGCCACACTGGCCGAGGAACCACTAAGTCCAAGTGAAGAGGCAAAGCAGGTGATAGGAGAGTGTGAGCAAGTCAAAGAGGAGTCCCCGGTTGTTCATggggcagagacagaggaggtgaaggagacaGGATTAGGGTTAGACCAAGGGGAAGAGAACGAACCAAAGCACAGCAATGACCACAGTGATGGTGAACACAACCAGGATCCTGAGACTCAGTCAACTGCAGCTCTGGACCTGCCTGAGTTTCCACCCAGTAAGCTTACCCTATCCCTGCCTGTCACAACAGACGAGAAGCTAGCACGGAGCATGTGTAATGTGGAGAAGAAGGGGAGAGGTGGGGCATGCAAACTAATCGAATCCCTGCAAGACAAGCTCAACACTTCTGCTTCTTCGTCGTCTACATCTCTGAGCAGATCGACCACAGACAGAATGACACGCCTGAAAGAGCTGGACTCAGTGTCCCGAATAAGACGCCTGAGTCTCAAAGGTTCTGAGTCTGAAGGAGAAAGGGTAGACAGCGAGGAGAGCGAAGTCCAAGAAGAGGCAAAGGAGGAAGTTGAGaagcaagaagaagaggaggaaacaaaactggaggaagcaggaagggaggaggtggaaaacTCAGATAAACATGAAAATGCACATGAAAGACGTGACAAGTCAGGAGACCCTGAAGATGTCGGTGAGCCTAAAGGGGAAATGAAAGAAGGGATATGTAATGACGAGCAAagacaagaagaggaaggaggagaaatcaATGAGGAGATTGCACTGAAAGTAGACAATAGAGGGAGTAGAGAAGTTGATTTTGAATTAAAAGCAGAACAGTCTGAAGGAGAGGTGGAGCTGAAAATCGTGGAGGATGATATAGAGAAGCCTTTGGAGAAAGTGAGAGATGGACAGAATGCAAAGGAGGTCAGGAAAGCTGAATCGACACAAGACGCAGAGAGGCAGACGTTGCCCAAACCAAAGCAGCGCACCCGGCTGCAGaagcctcctctgcttcctaaACCACGCAGTGTTCCCAAGAGAGAGATAACGCTGCCACTCAGCTTCAGCTCTGGGATCTGTGGCCCCTCGAACATTGAGGATGAGGAAATGCATCCTGTCTCAG ACGCCTATGACCCCAGTCGGGTGGAGAGAGTGTAA